The following is a genomic window from Anaerolineae bacterium.
TAATGCCACTCGGTGGCGCTGGTAACGCGGGGGTAGGCGATATAGATGTTTTCGCCCGGCTCGCCCTGTTCCGGGGTGTCGCTAAAGAAAAAGCCCTGCAAAACCACCGGCGCGTCCAGGCCTTTGGCCGCCATATAGTCGCGGGCGGCTTGGGCATCAATAGCCAGGCGGGTTTGCCAGCCTTCGTTGGGGCGATAGAAGTAGGGCGTGGGGTTGTAATATTCATCCAGGTTGGCGATGGGGGCCTGGGAGACTTCCCAGCGCACGGCATCGGAACCACCAGAGTGAGCCAGCGCGCCCTGGTATTGAGGCACCAGTTGCACATTGATGAGGCGCACCGAGCGAATAGGGGCCACGGTGTCGGGCGTGGCGCCCAGATAGATGGCGGTAAAGCGGGTGACCCACCACTCGGTAATTTCTTCATAAACCACATCCGCCTCGTTCAGGGCTACCTGGGGCCGGGCACCAGGGTCGTTGCCAATGCGCACCATCAGGGGGCGGTGACGGAGGACCTCCGGGTTGTCAACAGGCAGGCCGGTGAGGGGGTTGATATTGTCCGGGTGGGCGACAGTTGGTGGAGGCGGGCCACTGGAAACAATGGGGGTGGGGGGAGATGGCGCCGGTTTTGGATTTTCGCCGACAGCGGCTTCGGCAGTGGCGGTTTCAGTCATTGTCCTGGCCTGAACGGACGGCGGTTTAGTAGCCACGGCGGTCTCGGCTGGCGCAGGCGCAACAGTAGGGGTGGGGGTATCGGCCATGGCCACCTCGGCTATTTTGGAGGAAACAATCATCAACTCCTGGCCGGTGCGGATAAAATTCTTGTCCCTGATGCCGTTGGCAATCACCAAGTCTTCAACAGTGGTGTCAAAGGTCTGGGCCAGGTCAAACAGGGTATCGCCCGCCTGCACAATGTAAATGTGCGGGGTGGGGGTGGGCGGGGCAGGCGTAGGGGTAACGGTGGGCGGCGGGATAGGGGTGGAGGTGTCGGTAGGCGAGATTTGTGTGGGAATAGGAGTGAGCGTTGGGGCGGGAGAGATTAGGGTAGCCGTTGACGGCGGCAACTCGGTGGGGACAGTTTCCGCGGCTGCCGCGGACTGGTCGGTGCTCTGGCAAGCGACCAAGCTAAAAATAATCATAACCAAAAAGATGATGATAAGGACGCGCTTCATCTGGTTCTCCTTCCTGCAAAAAGAGGCTTATTATAGCATCAAAGTGAGTAAGAGGCGAAGCCAGGTTATTAAAAATACTCATCCTTCAGTAAAGGTGGTACAATTTGAAGTAATAGAGGCATGGAAAGCATTGAGAATGAGGAGGATGTAATGCCCCAACGGATTGTTGATTTAAGCCTAACTTTTCAGCCAAATATGCGGGGGGTTGTTATAGAGCCGGTTCGCACTTTTGCCAAAGACAAGCTCAATACCAACAACTTACAACTCTATAGCCACGCCGGCACCCACATGGATGCGCCCCTCCATTTTGTGGATAGGGGACGGACTATGGCCCACCTTGATCTGAGCAAATGTATCGGCCCGGCCCTGGTGATTGACCTCTCGGCCAAAACGGCCAATAGCTTTATTACGGTTGAAGATTTGGCCCCTTATGCCTGCAGAATCGGGCCAGACGCCCGGCTGTTGTTACGGACGGATTGGGACCAACACGCCAACCAGGACGATTACCGAACCGATATGCCCCGCATTTCCGCAGGATTGGCTCGCTGGTTGGTAGACAGACAAATTGTCTTGTTGGGTCTGGAAACGCCTTCCGTAGCCTCCCTGCGCCCGGAAAACAAGGCCGAATTGATTGAGGTGCATCAAATTTTACTGCGGGCCGAAGTGGTGATTGTGGAAAGCCTGGCTAATTTGCGCCAGTTGCAGCAGGAAGTGGTTTATTTTATTGCCTTGCCGCTCAAGATCGCCGGCGGTGACGGTTCGCCGGTGCGGGCCATTGCCCTGGAAGACGAGGCGGGATTTTAAGCAAGACCAATGACCAAAAGCGACGAATGACCAAATTTCGTCCTTCGTCCTTCGTCGTTGGTCGTTCGTCCTTCGTCGTCATTCGCCAATGGCAATAGAGCCGCCAAACTTTCCCGGCGTTTCAAACCCTGCTATAATTCTGTCACTATGGCTAAAACAAAAGTTCGTTACGTGTGCCAAGAGTGTGGCAGCGCCCAACCCAAATGGATGGGGCGCTGCCCCGATTGCGGCGAGTGGAATACGCTGGTTGAAACCATCATTGAAACCGCCAAACCGGGTAGTGTTTCCCCGGCGGCGCGGCAAGCCCTGGTGGGTCGCAATACGCCCCAGGCTCTGGTTGAAATTGCCGCCGACAGTTATCAGCGCACCTTGCTACCCATGGACGAATTCAACCGGGTGTTAGGCGGGGGGCTGGTGCCCGGCGCCTTGACCCTGATTGGCGGCGATCCCGGCATTGGCAAAAGTACCCTCCTGCTGCAAATATCGGCGGGCTTGGCCGCAGCCGGGCAGGTGCTTTACATATCCGGCGAGGAAAGCGCCCAACAAATCAAGTTGCGGGCCAACCGGCTCAACATTCCGGGGGATAATCTTTTCATCCTCACCGAAACCAACATGACGGCTATTCTGGAGCACATCCAGCAAATGTCGCCGGGCTTTCTGATTGTTGACTCCATTCAGACCACTTATATGGACGAACTCCAATCCGCGCCCGGTTCGGTGAGCCAGGTACGAGAGTGCGCGGCGCGGTTTCAAGAGGTGGCCAAAAGTAAAAACATTCCGGTTTTTTTGATTGGACACGTGACCAAAACCGGGGCGATTGCCGGGCCGCGTGTATTGGAGCATATTGTTGACACAGTGCTTTACCTGGAAGGCGAGCGTTTTCACGCCTACCGGCTATTACGGAGTGTTAAAAACAGATTTGGGGCCACCAACGAAATTGGCATCTTTGAAATGAGCGACGAAGGCTTAAATGAAGTGTCCAATCCCAGCGAAGCCTTTTTGGCCGAGCGTCTGCCCAATGCCAGCGGTTCGGCCATTGCGGTCACCCTGGAGGGCACGCGGCCTTTGCTGGTTGAGGTCCAGGCCCTGGCCAGCACCACCAGTTTTGGCAATCCCCGGCGCACCGCCAACGGCGTTGACTTCAACCGCCTCCTGCTCATTGTGGCCGTGCTGGCCAAACGGGTGGGCGTGCGTCTGGCCGACCAGGATGTTTTTGTTAACGTGATCGGCGGTTTGCAAATTGACGAACCGGCCTCCGACCTGGCGGTGGCTGCGGCCATTGCCTCCAGCTTTCGCAACCGGCCGGTAGCCGCCGATCTGGCCCTGGTGGGCGAGGTGGGGCTTTCCGGCGAGTTGCGGGCCGTGGGCCATCTGGAAACCCGGCTCAAAGAAGCGGCCAAGCTTGGCTTCAAACGTTGTTTACTGCCCGCCTCCGGCCAATTAAAGCATCTTAAAACGCCGCCCCTGGCCCTGATCCAGGCCCGCTCCGTAAGCGAAGCCCTGGAAAATGCGCTGATTTAATGAATTCTTTGACAATTTGCGCGCTTCGTGCTAACATAACCGGCGAAATAATTTAACATATTCTTGTCA
Proteins encoded in this region:
- a CDS encoding DUF3048 domain-containing protein, translated to MKRVLIIIFLVMIIFSLVACQSTDQSAAAAETVPTELPPSTATLISPAPTLTPIPTQISPTDTSTPIPPPTVTPTPAPPTPTPHIYIVQAGDTLFDLAQTFDTTVEDLVIANGIRDKNFIRTGQELMIVSSKIAEVAMADTPTPTVAPAPAETAVATKPPSVQARTMTETATAEAAVGENPKPAPSPPTPIVSSGPPPPTVAHPDNINPLTGLPVDNPEVLRHRPLMVRIGNDPGARPQVALNEADVVYEEITEWWVTRFTAIYLGATPDTVAPIRSVRLINVQLVPQYQGALAHSGGSDAVRWEVSQAPIANLDEYYNPTPYFYRPNEGWQTRLAIDAQAARDYMAAKGLDAPVVLQGFFFSDTPEQGEPGENIYIAYPRVTSATEWHYDPASGQYLRWISGQPLYDFNGGQVSADNVIIYFAEHQPTNIVEDVNGATSIRIIMNGRGPAWFFREGKLNKGYWQTDGTRTPYFAYEDGSSYHLKPGRTWVEVAPLTYTIGLNSADEASSK
- the radA gene encoding DNA repair protein RadA, yielding MAKTKVRYVCQECGSAQPKWMGRCPDCGEWNTLVETIIETAKPGSVSPAARQALVGRNTPQALVEIAADSYQRTLLPMDEFNRVLGGGLVPGALTLIGGDPGIGKSTLLLQISAGLAAAGQVLYISGEESAQQIKLRANRLNIPGDNLFILTETNMTAILEHIQQMSPGFLIVDSIQTTYMDELQSAPGSVSQVRECAARFQEVAKSKNIPVFLIGHVTKTGAIAGPRVLEHIVDTVLYLEGERFHAYRLLRSVKNRFGATNEIGIFEMSDEGLNEVSNPSEAFLAERLPNASGSAIAVTLEGTRPLLVEVQALASTTSFGNPRRTANGVDFNRLLLIVAVLAKRVGVRLADQDVFVNVIGGLQIDEPASDLAVAAAIASSFRNRPVAADLALVGEVGLSGELRAVGHLETRLKEAAKLGFKRCLLPASGQLKHLKTPPLALIQARSVSEALENALI
- a CDS encoding cyclase family protein, with the protein product MPQRIVDLSLTFQPNMRGVVIEPVRTFAKDKLNTNNLQLYSHAGTHMDAPLHFVDRGRTMAHLDLSKCIGPALVIDLSAKTANSFITVEDLAPYACRIGPDARLLLRTDWDQHANQDDYRTDMPRISAGLARWLVDRQIVLLGLETPSVASLRPENKAELIEVHQILLRAEVVIVESLANLRQLQQEVVYFIALPLKIAGGDGSPVRAIALEDEAGF